One segment of Pseudanabaena sp. FACHB-2040 DNA contains the following:
- a CDS encoding FAD-dependent monooxygenase: MGSGTDCLSRAIVIGGSIAGLLTARVLSEAFQEVVIVERDQLPQSSAPRRGVPQSVQPHILLTKGYRILEALFPGIGADLHSAGALPIDWGREFHYYHRGGRNATSEGDSGLVSFTCTRPLLEATVRSRVAKLPNIKWLESCRVCGLVGDRNQVSGIRYRLSRPTEQEQHLSADLVVDASGRGSLAPKWLGDIGADVPAATVINPYVGYATQRLQIPEGWLADWKVLLVSQEAPHNPRLGYLAQVEGGEWIATLGGYGKDYPPLEHSGFLDFAKSLASPEFYEAVKAAQPVTEITAHRATANRLYHYERLQMPRGFAALGDAVCALCPVYGQGMTLSAIAATVLQDWLQQLKGNQPMDTSSFQQRLAKGSQFPWGVATGSDSQFPGTEGAIPSKPLGGLFQKYVEQLIQKSQEEAWIHIRFTEIAHMVKPPTAFFEPRLVLKALSR; this comes from the coding sequence ATGGGCAGTGGCACAGATTGCCTTAGTCGGGCAATTGTTATCGGCGGCAGTATCGCAGGGCTTCTGACGGCTCGTGTTCTGTCTGAGGCGTTTCAAGAAGTTGTTATTGTTGAGCGAGATCAGCTGCCTCAAAGCAGTGCGCCCCGCAGAGGTGTGCCGCAATCTGTTCAGCCTCACATTCTGCTAACTAAGGGTTATCGGATTCTAGAAGCGCTATTTCCAGGAATTGGAGCAGATCTTCACTCTGCTGGGGCTTTGCCGATTGACTGGGGCAGAGAGTTTCACTACTACCACCGCGGTGGCCGCAATGCCACGTCTGAAGGCGATTCTGGTCTAGTGTCGTTTACGTGTACTCGACCCCTACTAGAGGCTACTGTGCGCAGTCGCGTAGCCAAGCTGCCGAATATAAAGTGGCTTGAGAGCTGCCGCGTCTGTGGGCTGGTGGGCGATCGCAACCAAGTGAGCGGCATTCGATATCGGCTGAGCCGTCCAACTGAGCAGGAGCAGCACCTTTCTGCTGATTTAGTGGTAGATGCCAGTGGCCGGGGTTCTCTTGCGCCTAAATGGCTCGGTGACATTGGGGCTGATGTTCCGGCTGCGACTGTTATAAATCCCTACGTTGGCTATGCCACCCAGCGATTGCAGATTCCGGAGGGCTGGCTTGCCGATTGGAAGGTGCTGCTGGTTAGCCAAGAAGCGCCGCATAACCCTCGCTTGGGATACCTAGCCCAGGTTGAAGGGGGAGAGTGGATTGCTACGCTCGGTGGCTATGGTAAAGACTACCCACCTCTGGAGCACAGTGGCTTTCTCGACTTTGCTAAGAGCTTGGCTAGCCCAGAATTTTATGAGGCAGTGAAGGCGGCTCAGCCAGTAACCGAGATTACGGCACACCGGGCAACAGCTAACCGGCTGTATCACTACGAACGCCTTCAAATGCCTCGTGGTTTTGCCGCTTTGGGCGATGCTGTCTGTGCCCTATGCCCTGTATACGGGCAAGGAATGACCCTTTCTGCTATTGCCGCAACAGTGCTTCAAGACTGGTTGCAGCAGCTCAAAGGCAATCAGCCGATGGATACCTCTAGCTTCCAACAGAGGTTAGCTAAAGGTTCGCAGTTTCCCTGGGGTGTGGCTACAGGATCAGATTCGCAGTTTCCTGGTACTGAAGGGGCTATTCCGTCGAAGCCATTGGGCGGACTGTTCCAGAAATACGTAGAGCAGCTGATTCAAAAGTCGCAGGAAGAGGCCTGGATCCACATTCGCTTTACAGAAATTGCCCATATGGTGAAGCCGCCCACAGCGTTTTTTGAGCCGCGGCTTGTGCTAAAAGCGCTGAGTCGGTAG
- a CDS encoding SWIM zinc finger family protein, giving the protein MQTQWTPEQVLALAPDAASAKNGRGLAIGHKWSSLGTHQSAVWGECQGSGKNPYRTQIDLSEPAFRCSCPSRKFPCKHGLALFLLLAEQSSGFAEQEPPDWVAEWLLSRTQRSQKQAQKETQPKEQTADPQAQAKRAAARQQKVSAGIQELRLWLEDRIRQGLATLPQESYQLWDTVAARMVDAQAPGLARRLRDLAGTVHSGAGWCDATLASMSQIYLLLEGCDRIETLPPEVQAELRTQIGWAISQEEVLAGKAHADLWLIVGQRIQQEDRLKVRRTWLYGLESSTSAMLLDFAHGQQPFEQTLLPGTCLEAELVFYPSAYPLRALVKTRRESVPLSKSPPGYAGIEDAIASLTGQVASYSQAYAACPWLEQFPLLLQAVVPLRDGERWLLRDAQGLVLPLLSRLKPQQGWQLLALSGGHPLTLFGEWNGTELLPLSVWVEEAFYGLAS; this is encoded by the coding sequence ATGCAAACTCAATGGACACCTGAACAAGTGCTGGCATTAGCACCTGATGCGGCCTCTGCCAAAAATGGCCGGGGCCTCGCGATTGGTCACAAGTGGTCTTCTTTGGGAACGCATCAGTCAGCAGTTTGGGGCGAGTGCCAGGGCAGCGGCAAAAATCCCTACCGCACCCAGATTGACTTGAGTGAACCGGCCTTTCGCTGTAGCTGCCCCAGCCGCAAATTTCCCTGCAAGCACGGCTTGGCGTTGTTTCTGCTGCTGGCTGAGCAGTCCTCGGGATTTGCAGAGCAGGAACCGCCAGATTGGGTAGCTGAGTGGCTTTTGAGCCGAACCCAACGAAGTCAAAAACAGGCCCAAAAAGAAACCCAACCAAAGGAGCAGACGGCTGACCCTCAGGCTCAAGCGAAACGAGCCGCCGCCCGTCAGCAGAAGGTCAGTGCTGGCATTCAAGAATTGCGCCTTTGGCTCGAAGACCGGATACGCCAGGGATTGGCCACTTTACCGCAAGAATCCTATCAACTTTGGGACACGGTAGCGGCCCGCATGGTCGATGCTCAAGCCCCTGGGCTGGCCCGCCGTTTACGAGACTTGGCTGGAACCGTCCACAGCGGAGCAGGCTGGTGTGACGCTACCTTAGCCAGCATGAGCCAGATCTACCTCTTGCTAGAAGGATGCGATCGCATTGAAACCCTACCCCCTGAAGTACAGGCCGAGCTGCGAACTCAGATCGGCTGGGCCATCTCCCAAGAAGAGGTGCTCGCTGGAAAAGCCCATGCTGATCTGTGGCTGATAGTCGGGCAGCGGATTCAGCAAGAAGACCGTTTAAAAGTTCGCCGCACTTGGCTCTACGGGTTAGAAAGCTCAACCTCGGCGATGCTGCTCGATTTTGCCCACGGTCAGCAGCCCTTTGAGCAAACCCTGCTGCCGGGAACCTGCTTAGAAGCAGAACTGGTTTTCTACCCCAGTGCCTATCCTCTACGGGCTTTAGTCAAAACACGCCGGGAATCGGTGCCGCTGTCTAAGAGCCCACCAGGATATGCCGGAATAGAAGATGCGATCGCTTCGCTGACCGGTCAGGTCGCATCCTATAGCCAAGCCTATGCCGCCTGTCCTTGGCTGGAGCAGTTTCCCCTGCTGCTGCAGGCGGTTGTGCCGCTGCGAGATGGAGAACGCTGGCTGCTGCGAGACGCTCAAGGATTAGTCTTGCCTTTGCTGAGTCGGCTAAAACCTCAGCAAGGCTGGCAACTTCTGGCACTCAGCGGAGGTCATCCCCTCACTCTATTTGGTGAATGGAATGGGACGGAACTGCTGCCATTAAGCGTTTGGGTAGAGGAGGCATTTTATGGGTTGGCAAGCTGA